The genomic window GGCAGGCGCCCGCGCTGTCGCTGTTCCTGCTGCTGGCGTGCGCGATCATCGGCTCGGTAGTCGCAGTCGGCGGCACCGCCATCGCAATCACCGCCAGCGCCAGGCGACGCTCCCACGAGACCGCCGCCCTGCGGCTGGTCGGGGTACCCCGCCGCGCGTTGTATCGCGGCGCGGTGATCGAGCAGGTGATGCTTCTCGGCGCCGCCGTCATCCTGGGGCTGCCGGCCGGAGCCCTCGCCGCTCGCCTCGCACTGCCGGTCATCCCCCAGTTCGCCGACACCACCCCAATCGTCCTGCATTACCAGCTCCCCACTGTCCCGCTGGTCACGTTCGCCGCTGCGTTCGTCGTCCTGGTGGTTCTCACCGGGCTGGTCGCCGCCGCGGCCGTGCTGCACGCGGCCGTCCCCACCCGACTTCGCGAGGCGGAGGAATGAACGCACAGCGGGTGCGCTGCCAGCAACTCCGGCACGTCTATCAGGTCGCCGGCGAGCAGCTGATCGCGCTAGACGCCATCGACCTATTCCTCGCTCCCGGCAGCAGCAACGCGATCATCGGACCGTCCGGGTCCGGCAAATCCACCCTGGTCACCCTCCTTGCCGGGCTGCAGCGGCCCACCTCCGGCCGCGTCTACCTCGGCCAGGAGGAGATCAGCAGGCTGCCCGAGACCGCGCTACTGCGGATCCGCGCCGAGCAGGTCGGCGTCGCAATGCAGAACCCGAGTCGCAACCTGCTCCCATACGCCGACGCAGTCGACAACATCCGCTTCGCCCAGCGTGGTCCGCGCAGCTACCGCCGTCAAACCCAGCTTCCCGACCCCGAGCAGCTGCTCGACGAACTTGGGCTGGCCCAGCTGGCCGGCATCCCCGTCGATCATCTCAGTGGCGGCGAGCGCCAACGCATCGCCCTCGCCGTAGCCGCGGCCAACCGTCCCGGCGTGCTGATCGCCGACGAACCCACAAGCCAGCTCGACGCCGCGAACCGCGACCGTGTCGTCGAACTCCTCCGCCACATCAGCACACACCTGGCAGCCACGGTCATCGTCGTCACCCACGACCCACTAGTCGCCATCGGCCTCGACCGCACCATCCAGCTGCACGAAGGCCGTATCACCGAAGACACCGCGGCATGACCGGACCCCACACCCGACCCCCGGAGGGCACAGCCCCGGCGCTGGGCACCCGGGAGCCACCACTAGGCCCCCTGGTCGCCACCGACGTCTGCTACCACCGCGCCGGGCGCACCCTGCTCGATCACGTCTCGCTCCTGGCGCCACCCGGCCAGGTCATCGCCGTCACCGGCCCGTCCGGCAGCGGCAAATCCAGCCTCCTCGCGCTCCTCGGCGGCCTCGAGCGTCCCGACGCGGGCACCGTCCGCCGCCATCCACCCACCGCCCGACTCGGGTTCGTCCTGCAGGCCTTCGGTCTGGCCAACCTGCTCACCGCCGCGGAAAACATCGAAATCGCGCTCCAGCCACGCCTCGCCGCCGGCGGACTCACCCGAGCCGACATACGTCGCAACACGGCAGACATGCTCGAGCGCCTCGGACTCAGCCGCAACGCCGACCACCTCGTCGAGGAACTGTCCGGGGGCCAGCAGCAACGCGTCGCCATCGCGCGCGCCCTCATCGGCGAACCCGACATCCTGCTCGCCGACGAATTCGCCGCCGAACTCGACCACACGGCCAAACAGCAAGCGCTCGAGCTCATTCTCGCCGTCGCACGCCGCGGAGGCATCGTCGTCATCGCCACCCACGACTCCGACATCGCCGAACGCTGCGA from Candidatus Dormiibacterota bacterium includes these protein-coding regions:
- a CDS encoding FtsX-like permease family protein; amino-acid sequence: QAPALSLFLLLACAIIGSVVAVGGTAIAITASARRRSHETAALRLVGVPRRALYRGAVIEQVMLLGAAVILGLPAGALAARLALPVIPQFADTTPIVLHYQLPTVPLVTFAAAFVVLVVLTGLVAAAAVLHAAVPTRLREAEE
- a CDS encoding ATP-binding cassette domain-containing protein, whose protein sequence is MNAQRVRCQQLRHVYQVAGEQLIALDAIDLFLAPGSSNAIIGPSGSGKSTLVTLLAGLQRPTSGRVYLGQEEISRLPETALLRIRAEQVGVAMQNPSRNLLPYADAVDNIRFAQRGPRSYRRQTQLPDPEQLLDELGLAQLAGIPVDHLSGGERQRIALAVAAANRPGVLIADEPTSQLDAANRDRVVELLRHISTHLAATVIVVTHDPLVAIGLDRTIQLHEGRITEDTAA
- a CDS encoding ATP-binding cassette domain-containing protein → MTGPHTRPPEGTAPALGTREPPLGPLVATDVCYHRAGRTLLDHVSLLAPPGQVIAVTGPSGSGKSSLLALLGGLERPDAGTVRRHPPTARLGFVLQAFGLANLLTAAENIEIALQPRLAAGGLTRADIRRNTADMLERLGLSRNADHLVEELSGGQQQRVAIARALIGEPDILLADEFAAELDHTAKQQALELILAVARRGGIVVIATHDSDIAERCDQVLHLTDGHLHPQDEP